In Oryza sativa Japonica Group chromosome 2, ASM3414082v1, the following are encoded in one genomic region:
- the LOC4329980 gene encoding receptor kinase-like protein Xa21 isoform X1, with the protein MLIPLLLLFYGVGNISGSTLPDNSTDMLSLLGFKEAITNDPSGVLSNWNTSIHLCSWNGVWCSPKHPGRVTALNLAGQGLSGTISSSVGNLTFVRTLDLSNNNFSGQMPHLANLQKMQVLNLSFNTLDGIIPNTLTNCSNMRKLDLYTNLLEGAIPPPIGRLRNLVYIDLSRNNLTGIIPASLKNISLLETIYLQRNQLEGSIPDELGQFSNISLMALGANRLSGNIPASLFNLSSLRILELRANLLGGILPSNMGNHLTNLQHLFMGQNMFKGHVPASLGNASMLETIVLQSNNFTGRIPTSLGKLSNLYKLDLELNMLEAKDTEGWKFLDALTNCTALEVLALAENQLQGVIPNSIGSLSNTLRYLVLGGNELSGIVPSCIGNLSGLIQLSLDVNKLTGSISPWIGNLKYLEYLNLGKNRFTGPIPYSIGSLTRLTELYLEKNAFEGHIPPSLGNPPLLLKLDLTYNNLQGTIPWEISNLRQLVYLKLTSNKLTGNIPNALDRCQNLVTIQMDQNFLTGTIPISLGNLKGLSVLNLSHNILSGTIPAVLGDLPLLSKLDLSYNNLQGEIPRIELFRTSVYLEGNRGLCGGVMDLHMPSCPQVSHRKERKSNLTRLLIPIVGFLSLTVLICLIYLVKKTPRRTYLSLLSFGKQFPRVSYKDIAQATGNFSQSNLIGRGSYGSVYKAKLTPVKIQVAIKVFDLEMRWADKSFVSECEILRSIRHRNLLPILTACSTIDYSGNDFKALIYEYMPNGNLDMWLHKKNTAVASKCLSLSQRVNIAVDIANALSYLHHECERSIIHCDLKPMNILLDSDMNAYLGDFGISSLVLESKFASLGHSCPNSLIGLKGTIGYIAPEYAECGNASTYGDVYGFGIVLLEMLTGKRPTDPMFENELNIVNFMEKNFPEQIPHIIDAQLQEECKGFNQERIGQENRFYKCLLSVVQVALSCTHPIPRERMDIREIAIKLQAIRTSYAEATKRDDMLRRRELQCTIELV; encoded by the exons ATGCTTATCCCGCTGCTGCTACTGTTCTACGGTGTTGGCAACATCAGTGGCTCAACGCTTCCTGATAACAGCACAGATATGCTCTCTCTTCTTGGTTTCAAGGAAGCCATCACCAACGATCCGTCAGGAGTCTTGAGCAACTGGAACACAAGCATCCACCTCTGCAGTTGGAACGGCGTCTGGTGCAGCCCCAAGCACCCCGGGCGAGTCACGGCGCTCAACCTCGCCGGCCAAGGTTTGTCCGGCACAATCAGCAGTTCAGTTGGAAACCTGACTTTTGTTCGTACGCTTGACCTATCCAATAATAACTTCTCTGGCCAAATGCCTCATCTTGCCAATCTCCAGAAGATGCAAGTCCTTAATCTTAGCTTCAATACACTGGATGGGATTATTCCAAACACCCTCACAAACTGTTCCAACATGAGGAAACTAGATCTCTATACAAACTTGCTAGAGGGTGCGATTCCTCCGCCAATAGGTCGGCTTAGAAATCTAGTTTACATTGACCTTTCCCGGAATAATCTGACTGGGATCATCCCGGCAAGCCTAAAAAATATATCCCTATTAGAAACAATCTATCTTCAACGCAACCAACTTGAAGGAAGCATTCCTGATGAGCTTGGCCAATTTTCAAATATTTCGTTGATGGCCCTAGGGGCAAACAGGCTATCAGGTAATATCCCAGCAAGCCTTTTCAATTTGTCTTCCCTTCGAATACTAGAATTACGTGCAAATCTGCTAGGAGGGATTCTGCCTAGTAACATGGGAAATCATCTCACTAATCTACAACACCTCTTCATGGGCCAGAACATGTTCAAAGGTCATGTACCAGCTTCCTTAGGCAACGCTTCAATGCTAGAAACAATAGTTTTACAATCTAACAATTTCACCGGCAGAATCCCTACCTCCCTCGGGAAGCTATCAAATTTGTATAAGTTGGACCTTGAACTAAACATGCTTGAAGCAAAAGATACTGAAGGATGGAAATTCCTGGATGCGTTGACAAACTGCACTGCTCTAGAAGTGCTCGCATTAGCTGAAAATCAACTACAGGGAGTTATACCAAATTCAATCGGTAGCCTATCGAACACTCTTCGGTATCTCGTGTTGGGTGGAAATGAACTATCTGGCATAGTTCCCTCGTGCATAGGGAACCTTTCTGGGTTAATTCAACTGTCATTAGATGTAAACAAGCTCACAGGTTCGATCAGCCCATGGATTGGAAATCTTAAATACTTGGAATATTTAAATCTTGGAAAGAACAGATTCACTGGGCCTATTCCATATTCTATTGGCAGTCTTACACGGCTGACAGAGCTCTATCTGGAAAAAAATGCATTTGAAGGTCACATACCACCCTCCTTGGGAAACCCTCCACTACTCTTAAAGCTGGATCTTACCTACAACAATCTTCAAGGCACCATACCTTGGGAGATTAGTAATCTTAGACAACTCGTCTACCTGAAACTTACATCAAACAAGCTTACTGGGAATATACCTAATGCTTTGGACCGATGCCAAAACTTAGTGACCATCCAAATGGACCAAAACTTTCTCACAGGAACCATTCCAATTTCTCTTGGCAACCTAAAAGGCTTGAGCGTACTAAATCTTTCCCATAACATCTTATCGGGCACCATCCCAGCAGTACTGGGGGATCTACCTCTACTCAGCAAGCTGGACCTTTCTTACAATAATCTCCAAGGAGAAATACCAAGGATTGAATTATTCAGAACATCTGTTTATCTTGAAGGCAATAGGGGACTATGTGGAGGAGTTATGGATCTCCATATGCCATCGTGCCCCCAAGTTTCTCAcagaaaagaaaggaagagCAATTTGACCAGATTGTTGATTCCAATAGTTGGTTTCTTGTCACTCACAGTGCTGATATGCCTTATATACCTTGTGAAGAAGACACCAAGAAGAACATATCTATCGTTGCTTTCTTTTGGAAAGCAGTTCCCTAGGGTTTCTTACAAGGATATAGCCCAAGCTACAGGGAACTTCTCACAGTCAAACTTAATTGGAAGAGGAAGTTATGGTTCAGTATATAAAGCGAAATTAACTCCAGTTAAAATACAAGTTGCTATTAAAGTTTTTGACCTAGAGATGAGATGGGCAGACAAAAGCTTCGTATCAGAATGTGAGATCTTAAGAAGCATTCGACATCGAAACCTTCTTCCTATCCTAACGGCGTGTTCAACAATAGACTATAGTGGAAATGATTTCAAAGCTCTGATTTATGAATACATGCCTAATGGGAACTTGGATATGTGGTTGCATAAAAAAAATACCGCTGTTGCTTCAAAATGTTTGAGCTTATCTCAGAGAGTAAATATAGCCGTGGACATTGCTAATGCACTGTCCTATTTACACCACGAATGTGAAAGATCTATTATCCATTGTGATTTGAAGCCAATGAATATCCTTCTTGACAGTGATATGAATGCATATTTGGGAGACTTCGGAATTTCAAGCCTCGTTCTTGAGTCTAAATTTGCCTCACTTGGACATTCCTGTCCAAATAGCTTAATCGGATTGAAGGGAACCATAGGGTATATAGCTCCAG aGTATGCAGAGTGTGGCAATGCATCGACCTATGGGGATGTTTACGGTTTTGGAATAGTACTTCTAGAGATGCTGACAGGTAAAAGACCAACAGATCCTATGTTTGAGAATGAGCTCAACATTGTCAACTTTATGGAGAAGAACTTCCCAGAGCAGATACCACATATAATTGATGCTCAACTCCAAGAAGAATGCAAAGGCTTCAATCAAGAAAGGATCGGGCAAGAAAATAGGTTCTATAAATGCTTGTTGTCTGTAGTGCAGGTTGCTCTTTCGTGCACTCATCCGATCCCAAGAGAACGAATGGACATTAGAGAAATAGCTATTAAGCTGCAAGCAATCAGAACATCCTATGCTGAAGCGACCAAGCGAGACGATATGCTTCGAAGAAGGGAGTTACAATGTACCATTGAACTTGTGTAA
- the LOC4329980 gene encoding receptor kinase-like protein Xa21 isoform X2 translates to MLIPLLLLFYGVGNISGSTLPDNSTDMLSLLGFKEAITNDPSGVLSNWNTSIHLCSWNGVWCSPKHPGRVTALNLAGQGLSGTISSSVGNLTFVRTLDLSNNNFSGQMPHLANLQKMQVLNLSFNTLDGIIPNTLTNCSNMRKLDLYTNLLEGAIPPPIGRLRNLVYIDLSRNNLTGIIPASLKNISLLETIYLQRNQLEGSIPDELGQFSNISLMALGANRLSGNIPASLFNLSSLRILELRANLLGGILPSNMGNHLTNLQHLFMGQNMFKGHVPASLGNASMLETIVLQSNNFTGRIPTSLGKLSNLYKLDLELNMLEAKDTEGWKFLDALTNCTALEVLALAENQLQGVIPNSIGSLSNTLRYLVLGGNELSGIVPSCIGNLSGLIQLSLDVNKLTGSISPWIGNLKYLEYLNLGKNRFTGPIPYSIGSLTRLTELYLEKNAFEGHIPPSLGNPPLLLKLDLTYNNLQGTIPWEISNLRQLVYLKLTSNKLTGNIPNALDRCQNLVTIQMDQNFLTGTIPISLGNLKGLSVLNLSHNILSGTIPAVLGDLPLLSKLDLSYNNLQGEIPRIELFRTSVYLEGNRGLCGGVMDLHMPSCPQVSHRKERKSNLTRLLIPIVGFLSLTVLICLIYLVKKTPRRTYLSLLSFGKQFPRVSYKDIAQATGNFSQSNLIGRGSYGSVYKAKLTPVKIQVAIKVFDLEMRWADKSFVSECEILRSIRHRNLLPILTACSTIDYSGNDFKALIYEYMPNGNLDMWLHKKNTAVASKCLSLSQRVNIAVDIANALSYLHHECERSIIHCDLKPMNILLDSDMNAYLGDFGISSLVLESKFASLGHSCPNSLIGLKGTIGYIAPECGNASTYGDVYGFGIVLLEMLTGKRPTDPMFENELNIVNFMEKNFPEQIPHIIDAQLQEECKGFNQERIGQENRFYKCLLSVVQVALSCTHPIPRERMDIREIAIKLQAIRTSYAEATKRDDMLRRRELQCTIELV, encoded by the exons ATGCTTATCCCGCTGCTGCTACTGTTCTACGGTGTTGGCAACATCAGTGGCTCAACGCTTCCTGATAACAGCACAGATATGCTCTCTCTTCTTGGTTTCAAGGAAGCCATCACCAACGATCCGTCAGGAGTCTTGAGCAACTGGAACACAAGCATCCACCTCTGCAGTTGGAACGGCGTCTGGTGCAGCCCCAAGCACCCCGGGCGAGTCACGGCGCTCAACCTCGCCGGCCAAGGTTTGTCCGGCACAATCAGCAGTTCAGTTGGAAACCTGACTTTTGTTCGTACGCTTGACCTATCCAATAATAACTTCTCTGGCCAAATGCCTCATCTTGCCAATCTCCAGAAGATGCAAGTCCTTAATCTTAGCTTCAATACACTGGATGGGATTATTCCAAACACCCTCACAAACTGTTCCAACATGAGGAAACTAGATCTCTATACAAACTTGCTAGAGGGTGCGATTCCTCCGCCAATAGGTCGGCTTAGAAATCTAGTTTACATTGACCTTTCCCGGAATAATCTGACTGGGATCATCCCGGCAAGCCTAAAAAATATATCCCTATTAGAAACAATCTATCTTCAACGCAACCAACTTGAAGGAAGCATTCCTGATGAGCTTGGCCAATTTTCAAATATTTCGTTGATGGCCCTAGGGGCAAACAGGCTATCAGGTAATATCCCAGCAAGCCTTTTCAATTTGTCTTCCCTTCGAATACTAGAATTACGTGCAAATCTGCTAGGAGGGATTCTGCCTAGTAACATGGGAAATCATCTCACTAATCTACAACACCTCTTCATGGGCCAGAACATGTTCAAAGGTCATGTACCAGCTTCCTTAGGCAACGCTTCAATGCTAGAAACAATAGTTTTACAATCTAACAATTTCACCGGCAGAATCCCTACCTCCCTCGGGAAGCTATCAAATTTGTATAAGTTGGACCTTGAACTAAACATGCTTGAAGCAAAAGATACTGAAGGATGGAAATTCCTGGATGCGTTGACAAACTGCACTGCTCTAGAAGTGCTCGCATTAGCTGAAAATCAACTACAGGGAGTTATACCAAATTCAATCGGTAGCCTATCGAACACTCTTCGGTATCTCGTGTTGGGTGGAAATGAACTATCTGGCATAGTTCCCTCGTGCATAGGGAACCTTTCTGGGTTAATTCAACTGTCATTAGATGTAAACAAGCTCACAGGTTCGATCAGCCCATGGATTGGAAATCTTAAATACTTGGAATATTTAAATCTTGGAAAGAACAGATTCACTGGGCCTATTCCATATTCTATTGGCAGTCTTACACGGCTGACAGAGCTCTATCTGGAAAAAAATGCATTTGAAGGTCACATACCACCCTCCTTGGGAAACCCTCCACTACTCTTAAAGCTGGATCTTACCTACAACAATCTTCAAGGCACCATACCTTGGGAGATTAGTAATCTTAGACAACTCGTCTACCTGAAACTTACATCAAACAAGCTTACTGGGAATATACCTAATGCTTTGGACCGATGCCAAAACTTAGTGACCATCCAAATGGACCAAAACTTTCTCACAGGAACCATTCCAATTTCTCTTGGCAACCTAAAAGGCTTGAGCGTACTAAATCTTTCCCATAACATCTTATCGGGCACCATCCCAGCAGTACTGGGGGATCTACCTCTACTCAGCAAGCTGGACCTTTCTTACAATAATCTCCAAGGAGAAATACCAAGGATTGAATTATTCAGAACATCTGTTTATCTTGAAGGCAATAGGGGACTATGTGGAGGAGTTATGGATCTCCATATGCCATCGTGCCCCCAAGTTTCTCAcagaaaagaaaggaagagCAATTTGACCAGATTGTTGATTCCAATAGTTGGTTTCTTGTCACTCACAGTGCTGATATGCCTTATATACCTTGTGAAGAAGACACCAAGAAGAACATATCTATCGTTGCTTTCTTTTGGAAAGCAGTTCCCTAGGGTTTCTTACAAGGATATAGCCCAAGCTACAGGGAACTTCTCACAGTCAAACTTAATTGGAAGAGGAAGTTATGGTTCAGTATATAAAGCGAAATTAACTCCAGTTAAAATACAAGTTGCTATTAAAGTTTTTGACCTAGAGATGAGATGGGCAGACAAAAGCTTCGTATCAGAATGTGAGATCTTAAGAAGCATTCGACATCGAAACCTTCTTCCTATCCTAACGGCGTGTTCAACAATAGACTATAGTGGAAATGATTTCAAAGCTCTGATTTATGAATACATGCCTAATGGGAACTTGGATATGTGGTTGCATAAAAAAAATACCGCTGTTGCTTCAAAATGTTTGAGCTTATCTCAGAGAGTAAATATAGCCGTGGACATTGCTAATGCACTGTCCTATTTACACCACGAATGTGAAAGATCTATTATCCATTGTGATTTGAAGCCAATGAATATCCTTCTTGACAGTGATATGAATGCATATTTGGGAGACTTCGGAATTTCAAGCCTCGTTCTTGAGTCTAAATTTGCCTCACTTGGACATTCCTGTCCAAATAGCTTAATCGGATTGAAGGGAACCATAGGGTATATAGCTCCAG AGTGTGGCAATGCATCGACCTATGGGGATGTTTACGGTTTTGGAATAGTACTTCTAGAGATGCTGACAGGTAAAAGACCAACAGATCCTATGTTTGAGAATGAGCTCAACATTGTCAACTTTATGGAGAAGAACTTCCCAGAGCAGATACCACATATAATTGATGCTCAACTCCAAGAAGAATGCAAAGGCTTCAATCAAGAAAGGATCGGGCAAGAAAATAGGTTCTATAAATGCTTGTTGTCTGTAGTGCAGGTTGCTCTTTCGTGCACTCATCCGATCCCAAGAGAACGAATGGACATTAGAGAAATAGCTATTAAGCTGCAAGCAATCAGAACATCCTATGCTGAAGCGACCAAGCGAGACGATATGCTTCGAAGAAGGGAGTTACAATGTACCATTGAACTTGTGTAA